The DNA region GGCTTTCCAGACCGGCCAAAATAAATGGGGTTACGGTGGATAAAAACACCTTGGTTTATGGTTTTGTGGGTTTTAAGCCCAACCGGACCATTCTAAATATTGAAAACGTCAAAGGGTGCGCTGTTCAATTTGAAGCGTATGATTTGGATGATGGCAGTAAGGGCATTTACATTGAAAACAGTTTCCGGGAGGATGTCCGAAAACAAGTAGTTGGTGATGTGGTGGATGACCTAAGCGTACCCGGAGTGCCACAGGTAAGTGGTGTCAAGCAGCTTTTTAGAAGGAGCAACCGACAGGTTAGGGTAACCATACTGGACAACTATCAATTAGTATTAAAACTTAAACAATGAAAGCAATATCTATACTTATAACTATAATTTTATCGGGTTCTTTAAATGCACAACCTGTGTTGGATACGCTGTATGCCAATAACAAAAAGAATGTGGCCTTATTTTTTCCGGAGGCTATCCGACAGGGCATTACAGGAGCTTCCCATTTTGTGTTCACCTATAATCGGGAGACAAAACAATATTTCGGGTTATTGCAGGCACAGCCAGGTGAAGAAAGCAATTTGTTGGTAGTAACAGAAGATGGACAGGTGTATTCTTATATCTTGAAATATTCCGAACGACTATCAAAATTAAATTATTTTATATCTAACACAGAAAGTATCGGAAATGAAGAGCCTTTTTCTGTAAAGCCAGAGCCAAAACAAAAACGATTGTATAGTATTGGAGAAAGGTTGGAATATTTTAAATCCTTCAGTACGTACTTGCTTAAAACCAAAGCCAAGAGACTGGCAGCTAAACAGAAAAATGGGATTAAAATTCAGCTCCAAAAAATAGTCTATCACCAATCCGAAACCTATATGGTTATGGAAGTATCCAATACTTCCGGTATTGACTTTGAAACTGACTTTTTAAAGGTTTATAGGGTAAGCGGCAATAAAAGACGAAAGGCTTCCTATCAACAATTGGAAATGCAACCTATTCATATTTATAACCCTCCAACCAAAATATGGAACGGTCAATCATTTCGCTTTGTATATGTACTGCCTAAATATGTACTTAGTGACAAGGAAAAGTTATTGGTGGAGTTACAGGAGCTGAATGGGGGGAGAAACTTGAAGTTGATATCTAGGCTAAGGGTTTGATTAAAAAAGATTAATTTATATTCAAAAATTATCTCATACTTTAGGAACTTTTTGGCACTATCTCGCTAAGTGTCTGTTTTTACCTGTCAAAATTAATGGGGGGTACATCTATGATTAAACCTCTTTTTTTAGGCTTTTGTGTGTGATTTTTCATCCAATGATAAAGCATCTTGCGATATTTTTTTACTGAAATCCATACTTCTCATTCGGGTAGCCAGGAAAACTGTTCCAGTCATTTTCTTTTGAATTCGTTTCGCCAGAGGTTAAGAACTGATTTTGGAATGTTAATTTCTTTAATGGCTTTTGTAACACTGTCCCGACGCATAGCTCAGTTTTATCGCCTTATGCTTAAGTTCTAAACTTCAAACTATGGGTTTTACCCTCATTTGGTCTTTAAAAACCGCCAAGATAATTCTTCTTCTTTATGACCAATATTTTGTAAGTTTAGTTTTCAGAGATAAAACCTTTTCTTAATAGGCCTGACAATTTTAAGGTAGTATATCGAAAATTAATGATAAGTTTTAGTGAGTTTTTATTATTTTTGTATTGTATAGAGAGCTTAAACGAGCTCGTTGATGTCTAAATTGATGTCCTAATTTAAAAGGTAAATTGTAAACTACTGATTTTCAGGTTTTTAATATAAGTGTTTCAAATCCTGTCATCCCGACAAAGTAAGGTTTTATTTAAAAGTGAGTTAATAGTTAAGTGATTTGTTGAGCTCACCTATCTACTGAAATTTTGAAAGTGATTTGATTTTCGAGTTACGAGTTACTCGTTTAACCAAAACACTTTCAAAATGAAAACAAACGCAACATTTGGCGTTACTTTCTTTATGCGCCTTAATTCCAAGAAAACAGACAATGCACTCATATTTGTCCGGATTGCAGTCAATGGTAAACGCTCTGAAATAAGTTTAAAAAGGAGTGCATCTCAAAAATTATGGGACAAAAAACAAAGGAAAGGTAAAAGGATTCGCTATGCTAGCGCTCGTTTGTAACGAGTGCTTATTTATATTTGTTAGGTTGCACTCGTCACAGATGAGCGCTAGCCGGGGAATTAGGTAATATTACTAGCCATCGTTGTCTTCTAACTTGTTCTCTAAGTAATCCATATAAGTTATTGCATCTCTAAACAAATAATTCAAGCCGTTTTATTTGAAATGGATAAAAACCTTCGAATATAGAATATAATTTTGATTTTAGGTAGTCAAATTCGAAATGGCCTATTTTTATTTTTAAAGGCATATAGAATTCCTATTTTCATATTTCGGAACTCAAAGGTTTTTCTTTCAAAATTTATTGAAGGTGTGAATAATTCGTTAAGGTAATTTGTTATATCCGCATCATCAATGTCTTCAAAATTTTCAATTCCTGTAATTTTATGAGGTTTATTTTCAACACCAAAAATTAAGGCTCCTCCTTTGTTATTCGAAAATGCACATAAAGATTTGGAGTAGTTCGATCGGGCTTTTTCTGATGTCCAATCAAATTTTGATTTAAACTCGATATAATGTGATTCTCTTCTTTTAATGACATTATCCTCATCAGCATTTCCAAAAAAATCTTTTAGCCAATTATCTGTTAGTATCTCTGTCATATTCAAAATTTATAAGTTTGCTCCAACGTTTAACAATATTCTTCGTTTTATTACTGAAACAGGTTCGGTACAGGCGACTTATACATATCGCAAGCTAAGTCGAAAATACTTCAAATTCAATTTAAATGACAGAAAAGTTATTGGTAGTTTTCAACAATAACTACAATTCTTCCACCATCAAATTATAGTCGTACTGCAAGTCTTCGTGCAGTTTTTCAATGGTTTTTTTAGCCAAAAGGAGTTGGCGGTCGTAAGTGTTTTGTAGTTGGGTGCTGCGTTTAATACTGGGTTTAAAATCGCGTAGTTTTTGGCAAAAGTAGAGGAGGAGTTCTACTTCGGTTTCTTTTTTTAAGGAGTAACGGATGTATTTTTTAACGTTGCGTAAAATTTTACGAACGCTCTTTCTAATATAAAAAAAGCTTTTGGTGTTAATTTGCTCGAATTCGGCATCCATGAAGGTTTTTATGCTTTCCACATAGCCGGTTTCGTCTTCCGATTCGAACAATAAATAGGTAAGGAGTTCTTTGTTTTCCTTCTTGAATTTAGCTAGCCGCAGGCAAATATCGAGCAGTTCTTCCCTCGATTTGTATTTCAGTTCTTTTTTTATGCTTACAACCGATGCTGCTTTCAATTGAGGTGCTTTTTAATACCGTCGTATGAGTAGTGACCGGGGCCAGCAATAAGAATGGCCAAAAATGCGAATAGGTACAGCAGGGCTTTTTCCTTTGTGCCGATGGGGTCGCTTAAATGCACCACAAAAGCTGCGACCAACATAGTAATAATTACCGGAATGGTGGCCCATTTGGTTTTAAAGCCCACAAGAACCAAGATAGGGGCAAGCACTTCGCCAATTAAGGTGAGGACAAGCGATGTGGTTTCGCCCAACCCGATGGGGTCGGCAAATTTTATGGGACTTAGAAAAAGCATGTTTATTTTTGGAATGCCATGGCTAAGCATCATACCCGAAAAGCCCACACGTAAAATGAGCAGGCCTAAATCGGTAGGTTTTTTTATGAGATTCAATACCATTAATCTTATCTTAATTTAGGGAATTCTGAAGGATTGTATTCGTGCATTACAGCGTAAACGGCTTCGAAAATATCTTCGGCCGAGGGTTTTGAAAAATAATCGCCATCGTTGCCGTAGGCCGGACGGTGTGGTTTTGCCGATAGGGTTTTCGGTGCGCTGTCCAAATATTGGAAAGCATTTTGTTCATTTAAAATATGATCTAAAATGTATGCAGAAGCACCGCCTGGTACGTCTTCATCAATCACCATTAATTTATTGGTTTTAGCAATGCTTTTAACAATGTCGTGGTTTAAATCGAATGGCATTAATGATTGCACATCGATAATTTCGACATTTATACCAACAGCCAATAAATCTTTGGCCGTTTGCTCCACAATACGTAGCGTAGAACCGTAAGACACTAAAGTGATATCGGCACCTTCTTTTACGGTTTCCACCACGCCAATAGGAGTTTTTAAGGCGCCTAAATTGTTGGGCATTTTTTCCTTTAATCGGTAGCCATTTAGGCATTCCACTACAATGGCAGGGTCGTCGCCCAACAATAGCGTGTTATAAAATCCAGCGGCTTTTGTCATGTTTCGTGGTACGAGTAAATTAACGCCTTTTGCCAAGTTTAAAATGCCGCCCATTTGCGAACCAGAATGCCAAATACCTTCCAAACGGTGGCCACGGGTTCTAATAATCAATGGGGCTTTTTGTTTCCCTTTGGTGCGGTAATGGGTGGTAGCCAAATCGTCACTGATAATTTGCAGGGCATACAGAATATAATCCAAATATTGGATTTCTGCAATAGGGCGCAAACCGCGCAATGCCATGCCAATACCTTGCCCAACAATAGTGGCTTCGCGAATGCCGGCATCGGCCACACGAAGTTCGCCATGTTTTTCCTGCAAGCCTTCCAAACCTTGGTTTACATCACCAATATTACCGGTGTCCTCCCCAAAAACGAGGGCTTCGGGGTATCGGGTAAAAATGGCATCAAAGTTATCGCGAAGGATGATACGCCCATCTACCTGCGGGGCATCATCGTTGTATGTGGGTTTTATTTCTTGAATTCTGGTGTTCGAACCTTGGGTTTCAGAATACAAATGCGAACTGAACTTGGGTTGTACTTTTTCGAAAATTCTATTGATCCAGTCAGTCAGTTGCTTTTTTTCCGTTGTGGTCTCTCCCAAAGTATAACGAAGTGCCCTGCGTCCGTGCGATAAAATGTCCTTGCGGGTGGGTTCGCTAATATTAGCAAGGCTTTCGCGTATTTTTTGGATAAAAACACCATTAGTACTAGTAGTTTCAGTTTGCTTTAACAGCGAAACCAGTTCGTCCTGTTCGTTTTTAATCGGCTTTAAAAAGGTGTTCCAAGCATTGTTTTTGGCTTGCCTTACCTCGCGTTTAGCAGCTCTTTCAATATCCAAAAGAGCTTCGTTGGTGGCAATACCGTTTTCAATAATCCACTCGCGCATTTTGGTGTTGCAATCGCGTTGGGTTTCCCATTCCAATCGCTCTGCGGTTTTGTAACGCTCGTGCGAACCCGAAGTAGAGTGGCCTTGGGGCTGGGTTACTTCGGTAACATGGATTAATACCGGAACGTGTTCCTCACGGGCAATGGCGCCAGCCTCTTGGTAGGTTTCCATTAAATTGGCATAATCCCAACCTTTTACACGTAATATTTCATAGCCTTTACTATCATTATCACGTTGGAAACCTTTTAATATTTCTGAAATGTTTTCTTTGGTAGTTTGATGCTTGGCATGTACCGAAATACCGTACTCGTCGTCCCAAACACTAATCACCATCGGAACTTGCAATACGCCGGCCGCATTTATGGTTTCAAAAAATAGGCCCTCACTGGTACTGGCATTGCCAATGGTGCCCCAAGCGACTTCGTTTCCGTTTTCTGAAAACTTGGTGCTGTTGATGCCTTTTACATTCCTAAAAATTTTCGATGCCTGTGCTAAGCCCAATAGCCTTGGCATTTGCCCAGCCGTGGGCGAAATATCGGCACTGGAATTGTATTGTTTGGTGAGGTCTTTCCAACTGCCGTTATCGTTTAAACTGTGAGTAACAAAGTGCCCGCCCATTTGGCGTCCGGCCGACATGGGCTCTAGCTCGATATTGGTGTTGGCGTAAAGTCCGGCAAAAAACTGCTCGGCAGTCAATTCGCCCAAAGCCATCATAAAGGTTTGGTCCCGGTAATAGCCCGAGCGCCAATCGCCTTTTTTAAAGGCTTTGGCCATGGCCAATTGCGGTACTTCCTTGCCATCACCAAAAATGCCAAACTTGGCTTTTCCCGTTAATACTTCCCGGCGGCCTAACAAACTACACTCTCTACTGATTAACGCTATTTTATAGTCGTTGATGACTTCGGTTTTAAAATCTTCGAATGATAGGTTGTTTTCCAAATCGGTTAGCGTATGCATAGGGTCTAAGTTTAGCTTGCGCAAAAGTAGGCAAATTTTACCTTTTTTGCAATTTTAGAGGCTGTTAAACCTATGTGAAATATATAAAAAAAATGCTGATTCGATGTTTGTATTGTTGAAAATTCATTTAAATCAGTTAAAAAATAAGAATAATTCAAAATAATTTAAAACCAACGTCGCCTAAACAGCCCTAAAAGCGATTGTGGATCGAGCGTGAATTTGAAGCGTATTTTCTGACTGTAGTGTGGTTGACCAACTTCCCAACCCAAATTGGAGTAAATGGGAAAATAGATTTCGAAATAATCGGTCACTAAATTAACACGGATGCCAGAGTCGTACACAAATGTAGAGGGATTGTGCCTACTTTTTACCAATCCTATGTCGCCATAGGCTAAAATATAATTCCAAATGGTTGTACTGGCGTTTAGCGTAGTCATCCATTGGTTGGCAAACGGGGTTTCCAGTTTCGATTTAAAACCTCCTTCTGCAGTAATGTATTGTTGACTGAAAATACCCGTGGCTTCCGATCGTCCCAAATAATTATAATCGAACAAATAATCGGTTGGACGATCTAATGCGAAACTAAAATAATTAGAACTCGGGTCGGTATTATTCTTTAAAAATGCTCCGGCAAACACTCGTAAATTTAGCTGCCTATTGCTTTCAAACAGTTTGCGGTATTCGTAATTAAACGACACTTTACTGAACTTTTTCCCCAATTGGAAATCGGTGTACCAACTACTGAAATTAATAAGGTTGTCGTTAGAATTGATGTAGCGCGCGTTGAAGACACTATAGTTGGGTTCGGTGGAAGTAAAAATGTTGTTTTCGTCCTTATCCCTTTTGATGTTTACATACCTAAACCGTAGCATATCGCGTTTGTTGGAGCGCAGGTCATCGCTTTCGCGGAACATAAATGTAAGCGACGGTGTAACCCGGGTAACGAATAAGTCTTCGGCATACGACGAATATCCGCCCACAATACCGTAATTCATATAATATAAATCGCTGTTTTCGAAATAATGGGTTTTTGATACCGAAGCCGAACCCGTCAAAGATTTGGACCCAAAGGAATACACCGGAGTGATTTTATAATTGAAAAGCTTTCTTAAAACGGTGGTGTTGTAGGCTTTTGCTCCCAAAGTTACCCCATCGTAAATGTTATTGAATTCTACAATAGGCATGAGGAACACCTGGTTGTAATACGGGTCTTCAATATCCTTAAACAACCTAAATTGTAAAGGTTTGTTGTTGAAAAAGAAGCCTTTTAGCGATTTCCAATTGTCACGTTGGTTAATTTCGGGTATGGTATTATCGTAATTTAAAACAAGTTTGTTGGCGCCCTCTCTGGGAAGCGTAATGGTTTTTTCTCCATCAATATTTTCAACCCAGGTTTTGTTTACTATTTGGTCGTTGTACAGGCTGTAAAGCGATACGGGCATATTGTTGTCCCGTTTATTTTTGATAGTTACCGTAATGGAATCTTCGGTTTTTATAACATCCTTGATTTTGAAATCTATCTTTTTACGCGTTTTTAAATAATCGTTGAAAAACCAATCGATGTTTTTATCGGTTTTCGATTTCATGTAACTTTCGAAAGCTTCAGCTGAAGTGTGTTCCAATTTGTTTTCAGCCAAAAAGGATTCCAAACTTAGTTTTACAATATCTTGATTTACAAAATCGTCGAGGTATTTCAGTCCAACGCCGGCCTTGTATTTATTCGCAATATTATGGTTGAATTTTAACAGCGAATCTTTTTGCATGGCCAAAGGTTGGTCGCGATTGGTGCGCGCCATGAGCATAAAGGCCAGTATGTATTTGTCGTTATACTTCATGTCGGCTGCATGAAACGCCCGAATCCCCCAAATATCAGCTATGTTACCTAAAAACTTCATGTTTGGGTAGTGCTGATCTACATAATTCATTAAATAATAAATTTGGATGCCGTCGAGTAACCACTGTTCTTTTCTGGGGTTTATCAACAAAGTGTTTTCCAAATAATTATGCAATACAATTTTTAAAAGCTTTAGTTCGTATTGAAAATGGCTAGGGTATGATTTTATAAAACTGGGAAGAAAATTGAGTCCGTAAATGGGGTCTTTATCGTTGTCTATTTTTGTTGCCAAAAGCCGTTTGTGCGGGTATTTTCCAAAATTATCGAAAATAAAATTCTTTATTTTTTCGGTAATCAAAACCTTATCGATAACCTCTAGGTCGTTGTCTTCAATGTTTGAAACGATGGCATAATCGTCGGCTTGGATGGTTTTAAATGTAGAATTCCGACTTAAAAACAGTTTGTTGTTCACCCAATCCTTACCTTCCAAAGATACAATTTGTCTGTTGGGCAGTTGTTCGATATGGCTGGTGTTGAGTTCGGTAGTTAAAACATAGCCGTTTGGGTGTTCAATTTCCAAAAATACATCCGCTTTAGGGATGTACAAATCATCCAAATCTTTGTTGCTATAATATTGCCATTCACCATCGTAAATTGCTGGTGTTATGTACCAATACCTTAAATTAAAATCGCCATCATCCGTAACGCCATAACTGGTGAATTTTGCGTTGGGCACTTGCACAATATATTCCAACTTGATGGTATACGAACCATTGGGTTTTGTGGGTTCGTTGAGCGCGACTTTTATAACGTCAATTTGATTTTTTAAGGGATGAAAATGTAATTCCTCTCCATTTTGTTTTATGGATGAGAGCACCGAAAACCCCCGATCTTCATTTTTTGCTAAATGAAAATCGTTTTTGTATTCATCGGCCATCCTAATGGCTAACTGGGTCTTTTTTGTGGAATAGCTGTTGCTCCAGTCGTTCAGGTAAATGGTTTCCAACGTTCTGTTGGTGGTATTGTGATAAACGATGGTTTGGGAAATCTTAATTTGCTTGTTGTCCACATCAAATACGGCTTTTAGGTCAATTTTATTTTGACTGAAGAAAATAAAGGGCATCAGCAAAAAAGAAACAAGACAAAAAAAGTGTATTTTCAATTTTTAAATAGCGTTAAAGGTTAGCAAATTCGCGCAAGGCGTTGCAAGATAATAAAATATATGTGGGCATAAGCAGTCCTATGTATTTATTATGCACGCATAAGTAAATAGTTCGGTAAAATTACTTTTAGGTTTAAAAATTCGGACTTAATCCCGAATGTTTGTAGAAATTATCAAGGATTTCAATTACTTCGTCTTCGGTGTCCACCAAATGTACGAGGTCTAAATCTGTAGCGCTAATATTTGAAAAAGTGTCCAACAAGGTGCTTTTTACCCAATCCATTAAGCCTTTCCAAAAATCGGTACCGACCAAAATGATTGGGAATTTCCCGATTTTATGTGTTTGAATGAGCGTTAAGGCTTCAAAAAATTCATCTAAAGTGCCGAAACCTCCAGGCATAACCACAAAGCCTTGCGAGTATTTTACAAACATCACCTTTCTAACGAAAAAGTAATCGAAATCTAAACTTTTATCTGGGTCAATGTATGGGTTGTCGTGTTGCTCAAAAGGCAAGTCTATGTTAAGACCCACTGAAGTGCCTCCACCCAAATGGGCGCCTTTGTTTCCGGCTTCCATAATACCGGGGCCACCGCCGGTAATAACGCCATAACCGGCCTCAACAATTTTTTGGGCAATGCTTTCGGCTAATTTGTAGTACTTCTGCTCGGGTTTGGTTCGCGCCGATCCAAAAATGGATACACAAGGACCAATTTTGCTCATTTTTTCGAATCCGTTAACAAATTCGCCCATAATTTTAAAAATGGCCCAAGAGTCGTTAGTTTTTATCTCGTTCCAACCTTTGTGGTGGTGCTCTTTTCTCATGCTTTTCTTTTAAATTATTTTCTTTTGAAAGGTGCAAAATAATATTAAAATATGAAACTTTAAAGGTTGGAGTCATGTTCAAATAATTAAAATTCACCCAATGGAAATAAAAAAGGCAAACCTGATGGTTTGCCTTTCAGATAAATTATTTTGTGTTTATAGTGGTTTCCTGCCGCTTATTATATTATAAAGAATAACAATTATTGCTATTACCAGCAATATGTGAATAAGGCTACTGGTACCCATACCAGGCGCGATACCTAATAAGCCCAATAACCATGCTATAATACAAATCACAGCTACTAACCAGAGAATACCTTTCATAATTAAAAAATTTATGGTTTATATGTTTTTAAATATACAAAAAAACCCACGAATTTTTTAGAATAATATTAATTGGGTTAAAGTCTTTAGGTTTTGAGCACATGGCACATTTTGCTACTTTAATTCCTTTTTCAAGAATTTGGCCGTATAGCTTTTTTCGTTTTTTATAATTTCTTCAGGAGTGCCTTCTGCAACAACTTTTCCACCGCCCTTTCCGCCTTCATAGCCAATATCGATAATGTGGTCAACGGTTTTAATAACATCGAGGTTGTGCTCAATTATTAGTACCGTGTTGCCTTTGTTCACCAATTTATTCAGCACTTGCATTAGCACCCTGATATCTTCAAAATGGAGTCCGGTAGTCGGCTCGTCTAAAATATAAAAGGTGTTCCCGGTATCGCGTTTGGAGAGTTCGGTGGCTAGTTTGATACGTTGCGCTTCACCGCCAGAAAGCGTGGTGCTTTGTTGCCCCAATGTGATATACCCCAAACCAACATCCTTGATGGTTTTTAGTTTTTTATGGATTTTCGGGATGTGCTCAAAAAAGTCAACGGCTTCATTAATAGTCATATCCAAAACATCGCTGATGGATTTGCCTTTGTACCGAATTTCTAGCGTTTCGCGATTAAAGCGCTTGCCTTGGCAGGTTTCGCAATCGACATAAACATCGGGCAGGAAATTCATTTCAATAACCCGTAAACCGGCGCCTTGGCAAGTTTCACAGCGACCGCCTTTTACGTTAAAGCTAAATCTTCCGGGTTTATAACCGCGAATCATGGCCTCGGGAATTTTTGCGAATAGGCTACGGATTTCATCAAAAGTTTTGGTGTAAGTTGCCGGATTACTTCGTGGCGTTCTTCCAATGGGTGATTGGTTGATGTCGATCACTTTGTCGATATGGTCCAAACCTTTTATGCTTTTGTAGGGCATCGGTTTTTTAACGCCATTGAAATAATGGGCATTTAAAATAGGGTAGAGGGTTTCGTTGATTAATGTGGATTTACCACTGCCTGAAACGCCAGTAACACCAATCATTTTTCCCAAAGGAAATTTTACAGATACATTTTTAAGGTTATTGCCTGTGCAGCCTTTCAGTTCTAAAAACTTGCCGTTGCCTTCACGTCGCTTTTTGGGTACTTCAATTTCTTTGTTACCGTTTAAGTAATCGGCAGTAAGCGTATTGTGACTTTTTAGCTCGTCCGGATTTCCGATACTGATAATATCACCACCGTGCTTACCGGCTTTGGGGCCGATATCAATCACGTAATCGGCACGTTCTATCATATCTTTATCGTGCTCCACAACGATTACCGAATTGCCAATATCACGAAGTGACACCAACGAATTAATCAGCTTTTCATTGTCACGTTGGTGCAAGCCAATACTCGGTTCATCTAAAATATAGAGCACGCCGACCAATTGCGAACCAATCTGCGTGGCCAACCGAATGCGCTGTGCCTCACCCCCAGAAAGGGATTTGGAGCTTCGGTTTAAGGATAGGTAATCCAAGCCTACGTCCAACAGAAACTGTAAACGTGCTTTGATTTCCTTTAAAATTTCTTCTGCAATTTTAAGTTGCTTTTCCGAAAGGTGCTGGTGCAAATTATTGAACCAATCGGCTAGTTCAACAATATCGGTATTGGCCAATTCGGCAATATTTTTTTCATTGACTTTAAAGTACAACGATTCTTTTCTTAAACGGGAACCTTCGCATACAGGGCATTTCACTTTATCCATATAATCTTTTGCCCAACGTTTTAACGAGGTCGATTCTGCCGTTTTATATTGGTTTTCAATAAAGTTGGCTACGCCTTCAAAGTCTATTTTATAATCGCGGGTAACGCCCAAGGTTTTACTTTCCACCGAAAATTTTTCGTTTCCGCCGTAAAGAATCATCTGTTTGGCTTCCTCGGGAATGTCTTTATAAGCATCTGAAAGACTGAAGCTAAAACGCTGTGCAATGGTATTCAGCTGCTTAAAAATCCAACTGTTTTTTTCAGGGCCGTGTGGCGCCAAAGCCCCATTTTTTATCGATAAATTTTCATTCGGAACAATCTTTTTTTCGTTGATTTGATAAAGTGTACCAATACCATTGCAATTGGGACAAGCACCTTTGGGTGAGTTGAACGAAAAGTTGTTCGGCTCTGGGTTGGGGTATGAAATTCCGCTTGACGGACACATTAAGTTCCGACTGAAATAACGGGCTTCGTTCGTATCTTGGTCAATTACCAAAAGCACATCGTCGCCGTGGTACATGGCTGTATTGATGGTTTCGGTAAGGCGTTTGTCGTTATCTACATCGTCGTTTATTACCAAACGGTCAATCACAATTTCTATGTCGTGGGTTTTGTAACGGTCCAGCTTCATGCCCTTTACAATATCACGGATTTCGCCATCGGTACGCACTTTAACGAAACCTTGTTTGGCGATTTGCTCGAACATTTCGCGGTAATGCCCTTTACGCGAGCGCACCACTGGCGCCAAAACATTTATGCGTTTGTCCTTAAAATCGCTGATTATGAGTTCCTTTATTTGCTCATCGCTGTAA from Tamlana crocina includes:
- a CDS encoding thiamine pyrophosphate-dependent enzyme, encoding MHTLTDLENNLSFEDFKTEVINDYKIALISRECSLLGRREVLTGKAKFGIFGDGKEVPQLAMAKAFKKGDWRSGYYRDQTFMMALGELTAEQFFAGLYANTNIELEPMSAGRQMGGHFVTHSLNDNGSWKDLTKQYNSSADISPTAGQMPRLLGLAQASKIFRNVKGINSTKFSENGNEVAWGTIGNASTSEGLFFETINAAGVLQVPMVISVWDDEYGISVHAKHQTTKENISEILKGFQRDNDSKGYEILRVKGWDYANLMETYQEAGAIAREEHVPVLIHVTEVTQPQGHSTSGSHERYKTAERLEWETQRDCNTKMREWIIENGIATNEALLDIERAAKREVRQAKNNAWNTFLKPIKNEQDELVSLLKQTETTSTNGVFIQKIRESLANISEPTRKDILSHGRRALRYTLGETTTEKKQLTDWINRIFEKVQPKFSSHLYSETQGSNTRIQEIKPTYNDDAPQVDGRIILRDNFDAIFTRYPEALVFGEDTGNIGDVNQGLEGLQEKHGELRVADAGIREATIVGQGIGMALRGLRPIAEIQYLDYILYALQIISDDLATTHYRTKGKQKAPLIIRTRGHRLEGIWHSGSQMGGILNLAKGVNLLVPRNMTKAAGFYNTLLLGDDPAIVVECLNGYRLKEKMPNNLGALKTPIGVVETVKEGADITLVSYGSTLRIVEQTAKDLLAVGINVEIIDVQSLMPFDLNHDIVKSIAKTNKLMVIDEDVPGGASAYILDHILNEQNAFQYLDSAPKTLSAKPHRPAYGNDGDYFSKPSAEDIFEAVYAVMHEYNPSEFPKLR
- a CDS encoding DoxX family protein gives rise to the protein MVLNLIKKPTDLGLLILRVGFSGMMLSHGIPKINMLFLSPIKFADPIGLGETTSLVLTLIGEVLAPILVLVGFKTKWATIPVIITMLVAAFVVHLSDPIGTKEKALLYLFAFLAILIAGPGHYSYDGIKKHLN
- a CDS encoding DUF4138 domain-containing protein, which produces MKAISILITIILSGSLNAQPVLDTLYANNKKNVALFFPEAIRQGITGASHFVFTYNRETKQYFGLLQAQPGEESNLLVVTEDGQVYSYILKYSERLSKLNYFISNTESIGNEEPFSVKPEPKQKRLYSIGERLEYFKSFSTYLLKTKAKRLAAKQKNGIKIQLQKIVYHQSETYMVMEVSNTSGIDFETDFLKVYRVSGNKRRKASYQQLEMQPIHIYNPPTKIWNGQSFRFVYVLPKYVLSDKEKLLVELQELNGGRNLKLISRLRV
- a CDS encoding metalloprotease; amino-acid sequence: MDNKQIKISQTIVYHNTTNRTLETIYLNDWSNSYSTKKTQLAIRMADEYKNDFHLAKNEDRGFSVLSSIKQNGEELHFHPLKNQIDVIKVALNEPTKPNGSYTIKLEYIVQVPNAKFTSYGVTDDGDFNLRYWYITPAIYDGEWQYYSNKDLDDLYIPKADVFLEIEHPNGYVLTTELNTSHIEQLPNRQIVSLEGKDWVNNKLFLSRNSTFKTIQADDYAIVSNIEDNDLEVIDKVLITEKIKNFIFDNFGKYPHKRLLATKIDNDKDPIYGLNFLPSFIKSYPSHFQYELKLLKIVLHNYLENTLLINPRKEQWLLDGIQIYYLMNYVDQHYPNMKFLGNIADIWGIRAFHAADMKYNDKYILAFMLMARTNRDQPLAMQKDSLLKFNHNIANKYKAGVGLKYLDDFVNQDIVKLSLESFLAENKLEHTSAEAFESYMKSKTDKNIDWFFNDYLKTRKKIDFKIKDVIKTEDSITVTIKNKRDNNMPVSLYSLYNDQIVNKTWVENIDGEKTITLPREGANKLVLNYDNTIPEINQRDNWKSLKGFFFNNKPLQFRLFKDIEDPYYNQVFLMPIVEFNNIYDGVTLGAKAYNTTVLRKLFNYKITPVYSFGSKSLTGSASVSKTHYFENSDLYYMNYGIVGGYSSYAEDLFVTRVTPSLTFMFRESDDLRSNKRDMLRFRYVNIKRDKDENNIFTSTEPNYSVFNARYINSNDNLINFSSWYTDFQLGKKFSKVSFNYEYRKLFESNRQLNLRVFAGAFLKNNTDPSSNYFSFALDRPTDYLFDYNYLGRSEATGIFSQQYITAEGGFKSKLETPFANQWMTTLNASTTIWNYILAYGDIGLVKSRHNPSTFVYDSGIRVNLVTDYFEIYFPIYSNLGWEVGQPHYSQKIRFKFTLDPQSLLGLFRRRWF
- a CDS encoding TIGR00730 family Rossman fold protein, which gives rise to MRKEHHHKGWNEIKTNDSWAIFKIMGEFVNGFEKMSKIGPCVSIFGSARTKPEQKYYKLAESIAQKIVEAGYGVITGGGPGIMEAGNKGAHLGGGTSVGLNIDLPFEQHDNPYIDPDKSLDFDYFFVRKVMFVKYSQGFVVMPGGFGTLDEFFEALTLIQTHKIGKFPIILVGTDFWKGLMDWVKSTLLDTFSNISATDLDLVHLVDTEDEVIEILDNFYKHSGLSPNF
- a CDS encoding lmo0937 family membrane protein; amino-acid sequence: MKGILWLVAVICIIAWLLGLLGIAPGMGTSSLIHILLVIAIIVILYNIISGRKPL
- a CDS encoding ATP-binding protein codes for the protein MTEILTDNWLKDFFGNADEDNVIKRRESHYIEFKSKFDWTSEKARSNYSKSLCAFSNNKGGALIFGVENKPHKITGIENFEDIDDADITNYLNELFTPSINFERKTFEFRNMKIGILYAFKNKNRPFRI
- a CDS encoding Arm DNA-binding domain-containing protein, whose amino-acid sequence is MKTNATFGVTFFMRLNSKKTDNALIFVRIAVNGKRSEISLKRSASQKLWDKKQRKGKRIRYASARL